From Tiliqua scincoides isolate rTilSci1 chromosome 2, rTilSci1.hap2, whole genome shotgun sequence, the proteins below share one genomic window:
- the IFNK gene encoding interferon kappa, with protein MATARHGYKLEVCLTLMLFGKFALPRQLSLSFCPTFHNQWNQLIQDNLQHLCRMSGQFPPHCVSEMVDLMFPRLVLTARNSDGITIIYEILQHLFYFLSKDHPQDIWNSTCIQKLQNDLYQQMKVFNMCLDEAEMNKGLTNCETPASYSTTLKVKRYFQQINSFLTDEQHSQCAWEMVHLEMKRCFLYITQLLQKLT; from the coding sequence ATGGCTACTGCCAGGCATGGCTACAAATTAGAAGTCTGCCTGACTCTGATGCTCTTCGGTAAATTTGCACTTCCCAGACAACTCTCACTCTCCTTCTGTCCCACCTTTCACAACCAGTGGAACCAACTGATCCAGGACAACTTACAACATCTCTGTAGGATGAGTGGGCAATTTCCTCCACATTGTGTATCTGAAATGGTAGACTTGATGTTTCCTCGGTTAGTTCTTACAGCTAGGAACAGCGACGGCATAACAATTATCTACGAGATCCTCCAGCACCTCTTCTACTTTCTAAGCAAAGACCATCCTCAAGACATCTGGAACTCAACATGCATCCAGAAGTTACAGAATGATCTCTACCAGCAAATGAAGGTATTTAATATGTGTTTGGATGAAGCAGAGATGAACAAGGGACTAACGAACTGTGAAACCCCTGCATCCTATTCCACCACTCTGAAGGTCAAAAGATACTTTCAACAAATAAACAGTTTCCTAACAGACGAGCAACACAGTCAGTGCGCCTGGGAGATGGTTCACTTAGAAATGAAAAGATGCTTTCTGTACATAACCCAGCTTCTCCAAAAGCTTACATAA